In bacterium, the genomic window ACGCCGTTCCCCAGTGCGACGCCGCGCACGTCGGCGCCCGCTTCGACGAACGAGCCGACGATGTGCGGCTCGCCCGGGTCGCTCGCGTCGATCACGCACAGGCCGGACGTCCCGAGCGCCGCCACGATCAGCCCGGCGTCGACGGCCAGGTCCTCCACCGTCGCCGGCAGGGCGACCTTCCCCAGCGGGCGCGGCGCGCCGCCGTCGTCGAGGTCCGCCAGGTCGAGCGCCGACCCGTTGCCCACGTGCACGACGCCGTCCGCGAGCCGCACGACGCGGCACGGGCCGTTGAACCAGTGGGCGAGTTCGCGGACGTTCTGGGCGTCCTGGGCCGGCGCGGGAACGGCGCCGAAGGTGCCTGCCAGGCAGGCGAACAGCAGGGTGCGGCGGGTCATCCTTGACCTCCCGTTGGATTTCCGGCCGGATCGTGCGCCAGCACGGCACCGCGCGTCAAGGAAAAGCGGGGCGTCGCGCTCGGGCATGGAAAAAAGACCACAGTGGCGGCATCCTGAAGCCGATGACACGGACTGGCCGTTCCCGTCACGGAACCGACAAGGCGAGGAGCACCGGGATGCACAAATACGTGATCATGGGCGTGCAGGGTTGCGGCAAGGGCACGCAGGCCAAGCTGCTGGCCACGGATCTCGACCTCGCCCACATCAGCGTCGGGGACATCTTCCGCTGGAACATCCAGCACCACACGAAGCTCGCCGCGCGCATCAAGCGGATCGTCGCCGACGGGAAGCTGGTGCCCGACGAGATCGTGGCCGACATCGTCCACGCCCGCCTCGACGAGCACGACTGGAACTACGGCTTCATCCTCGACGGTTTCCCGCGCAACCGCACGCAGGCCGAATTCTTCCTGGAGCGGTTCGACATCGACGCGGTGATCGACATCCAGGTGCCCGACCACGTGGTGCTGGAGCGGGTGATGTCGCGCCGACTGTGCAGCGGCTGCGGCCTGGACTACAACCTGATCCACCACCGCCCCGCCGTCGCCGACCGCTGCGACGTGTGCGGCGGCGTCCTGGTCGCGCGCCCCGACGACACGGCCGCGGCCCTGCGGGCCAGGCTGGCCGACTTCCACGCCATGACCCGCCCCGTGCTCGACCTGTTCTCCCGCAAGGAGCTCGTCGTGCGGGTCGACGGCAGCCTGCCCGTCGACGAGGTGCAGGCGGCGATCCGCCGCGAACTCGGGCTGTCCGCGAGCCGGCAACCGGCGCAGGCAGTCCGATGATCCGCATCACGCTGCACGATACGGCCGAGTCGCTCGCGGGGAAGC contains:
- a CDS encoding nucleoside monophosphate kinase — translated: MHKYVIMGVQGCGKGTQAKLLATDLDLAHISVGDIFRWNIQHHTKLAARIKRIVADGKLVPDEIVADIVHARLDEHDWNYGFILDGFPRNRTQAEFFLERFDIDAVIDIQVPDHVVLERVMSRRLCSGCGLDYNLIHHRPAVADRCDVCGGVLVARPDDTAAALRARLADFHAMTRPVLDLFSRKELVVRVDGSLPVDEVQAAIRRELGLSASRQPAQAVR